Proteins encoded in a region of the Labrus mixtus chromosome 19, fLabMix1.1, whole genome shotgun sequence genome:
- the ptgdsb.1 gene encoding prostaglandin D2 synthase b, tandem duplicate 1: MRNTILRMLVALTCALSAFADVMPIADFDLQKMAGKWYLVGFATNAPWFVNHKAGMKMGTAVVTPTEGGDMDLSYANLNADGTCWRMTHLAKKTETPGRYTFHSQLWNNDNDMRIVDVVYDDYALVHTIKTKEGVSEVLNKLYSRSSEVSDVLQQKFAQLSLGTGILADNVAILPKNAECPEV, translated from the exons ATGAGGAACACCATACTGAGGATGCTGGTCGCTCTGACATGCGCTCTGTCGGCCTTTGCTGATGTCATGCCCATTGCAGACTTTGACCTGCAGAAG ATGGCAGGCAAGTGGTACCTTGTTGGTTTTGCCACCAATGCTCCGTGGTTTGTGAACCACAAGGCAGGCATGAAGATGGGCACTGCTGTAGTAACACCAACCGAAGGAGGAGACATGGACCTCTCATACGCAAACCTGAA TGCTGATGGAACCTGCTGGAGAATGACTCACCTGgcaaaaaagacagaaactccTGGACGCTACACCTTCCACAGCCAGC TTTGGAACAATGACAATGACATGCGCATTGTTGATGTTGTGTACGACGACTACGCTCTGGTCCACACAATCAAGACAAAGGAAGGAGTGTCTGAGGTTCTCAACAAGCTTTACA GCCGTTCCTCTGAGGTCAGTGATGTCCTGCAGCAGAAGTTTGCACAGTTATCTCTTGGTACTGGCATCCTTGCGGACAACGTGGCCATCCTGCCTAAAAATG CTGAATGTCCTGAGGTCTGA